A genome region from Mycobacterium florentinum includes the following:
- a CDS encoding GntR family transcriptional regulator, with amino-acid sequence MTPARYMDIADQLAGELAACAPGTRVASEPELASRFGVGRAAARSALQELERRLLVRRIQGAGTFVNRRIDYVISRNRPPSWHATVIASGATPRSQTKEVQRIALAAEESDQLGWPAGTPMYRIVRHFFIDDLLASVTQELVPIEAAPNLDIALQSVESVNIVLCQLGGLRPVRAWCRASLDIPPRGVLRCLGIEASDPVWRIESISRDAENGRVLLSSSAWTRADAVRVVVELEDMGTTPGEPGE; translated from the coding sequence GTGACACCAGCGAGGTATATGGACATCGCCGACCAGCTGGCCGGTGAGCTGGCCGCATGCGCGCCCGGTACCCGGGTGGCCAGCGAGCCCGAACTCGCCAGTCGGTTCGGTGTCGGCCGCGCCGCGGCCCGGTCGGCTCTGCAGGAACTCGAGCGCCGACTCTTGGTCCGCCGGATCCAGGGGGCGGGCACCTTCGTCAATCGGCGCATCGACTACGTGATCTCCCGCAACAGGCCGCCGTCCTGGCATGCCACGGTGATCGCAAGCGGCGCCACTCCGCGCTCGCAGACCAAGGAGGTGCAGCGGATCGCGCTTGCCGCCGAGGAGTCGGATCAGCTCGGCTGGCCGGCGGGCACCCCGATGTACCGGATCGTGCGGCACTTCTTCATCGACGACCTGCTGGCGTCGGTCACTCAGGAGCTGGTCCCGATCGAGGCCGCACCGAACCTGGACATCGCGCTGCAGAGCGTGGAGTCGGTGAACATCGTGCTGTGCCAGCTCGGCGGCTTGCGGCCGGTGCGGGCGTGGTGCCGGGCGAGCCTGGACATCCCGCCCCGCGGTGTGCTGCGGTGCCTGGGCATCGAGGCCAGTGACCCGGTGTGGCGGATCGAGAGCATCAGCCGTGACGCCGAAAACGGTCGTGTGCTGCTGAGCAGCAGCGCGTGGACGCGGGCCGACGCGGTGCGGGTGGTGGTCGAACTCGAAGACATGGGCACCACACCGGGAGAACCCGGTGAGTGA
- the phnC gene encoding phosphonate ABC transporter ATP-binding protein, translating to MIAEVAVRFEGVTKSFGPEIRALDNISFSVAPGEIAVLLGLSGSGKSTLLHHVDGLQRPTAGAVTVLGTDVGRATAGDLRRLRRRVGFVFQHFHLVGSLSVLENVCTGALGRLSWPRLGLFSYPRSVRREALGHLDRVGLLERAFQRADTLSGGQQQRVAVARALMQRPEILLADEPVASLDPESAAQVMQLIREISTEQRLTVLCSLHQVTLALNWGDRVIGLRDGRVVLDRPVAGLDHDDAMSLYANVNGDPLLVAGAPA from the coding sequence ATGATCGCAGAGGTAGCCGTCCGATTTGAGGGCGTGACAAAGAGTTTCGGACCCGAGATCCGCGCACTCGACAACATTTCGTTTTCGGTCGCACCCGGTGAGATCGCCGTCCTGCTGGGGCTGTCCGGCTCGGGCAAATCTACGCTGCTGCACCACGTCGACGGCCTGCAGCGGCCGACCGCCGGCGCGGTCACCGTACTGGGCACGGACGTGGGCCGCGCGACGGCCGGTGATCTTCGCCGCCTGCGGCGCCGGGTCGGCTTCGTGTTCCAGCACTTCCACCTCGTCGGCAGCCTCAGCGTGCTGGAGAATGTGTGCACCGGCGCGCTGGGCCGGCTGTCCTGGCCCCGCCTCGGACTGTTCAGCTACCCGCGCAGCGTGCGCCGCGAGGCGCTCGGCCACCTGGATCGGGTTGGCTTGCTGGAACGCGCTTTTCAACGTGCGGACACCCTCTCCGGCGGCCAGCAGCAGCGGGTTGCGGTGGCCCGGGCGCTGATGCAGCGGCCGGAGATCTTGCTCGCCGACGAGCCGGTCGCCTCGCTGGACCCGGAATCGGCGGCCCAGGTGATGCAGCTGATCCGGGAGATCAGCACCGAGCAGCGGCTCACGGTGCTGTGCAGTCTGCATCAGGTGACGCTGGCACTGAACTGGGGCGACCGGGTGATCGGGTTGCGCGACGGGCGGGTGGTTCTCGACCGGCCGGTGGCCGGACTCGACCACGACGACGCGATGTCGCTGTACGCCAACGTAAATGGTGACCCTTTGCTAGTCGCCGGCGCTCCCGCGTGA
- a CDS encoding carbon-phosphorus lyase complex subunit PhnI has translation MGYSGARGGLDAILAAEDLVRRARDFAPVPWASSEQIVARFRLAVDRVMGEAGLFDEAAAAAALRQAEGDSLEAAHLLRAYRSTLPRLAISEPIDPNRMTIMRRIVPAFREPDGPQLLGRTTDYTRRLLDKPDTAPAAPADDQHGGPTPPRTAQQRSPRRFLDLLREAGLVVDHRTADDPEPFDITRIPPQPPAPRSAALATMARADTGALLGLWYRSILGPDGDIHEVTLGEVRHGRLPLEVKHPHLGEPVTIGEFRVTEAEAIEDLDGAEEDRSRFDVGYGMCFGHNERKAIAMANLDVANRRFGRSGPLEQLLLLTTDGLDSGGFLEHLKLPHYVTFRSMVERKQALQAAGEGRAVRVPEPAGRDCE, from the coding sequence ATGGGGTATTCCGGGGCGCGCGGCGGGTTGGACGCCATTCTCGCCGCCGAGGATCTGGTGCGACGGGCCCGCGATTTCGCGCCGGTTCCGTGGGCGAGCTCAGAGCAGATCGTCGCGCGTTTCCGGCTGGCGGTCGACCGGGTGATGGGGGAAGCAGGTCTGTTCGACGAAGCCGCCGCGGCGGCCGCGCTGCGCCAGGCCGAAGGTGATTCGCTGGAAGCCGCGCACCTGTTGCGCGCGTACCGCTCCACCTTGCCGCGTCTGGCGATCAGCGAGCCGATCGACCCGAACCGGATGACCATCATGCGACGCATCGTGCCGGCCTTCCGGGAACCGGACGGGCCGCAACTGCTGGGCCGCACCACCGACTACACCCGCAGGCTGCTGGACAAGCCGGACACAGCTCCCGCGGCGCCGGCCGACGATCAGCATGGGGGCCCGACGCCGCCGCGCACCGCGCAGCAGCGCAGTCCCCGACGCTTCCTCGACCTGCTGCGCGAGGCCGGCCTGGTCGTCGACCACCGCACCGCCGACGACCCGGAACCCTTTGACATCACCCGGATTCCGCCGCAGCCGCCGGCACCGCGATCGGCGGCGCTGGCGACGATGGCCCGCGCGGACACCGGCGCGCTGTTGGGGCTGTGGTACCGGTCGATCCTCGGCCCCGACGGCGACATTCATGAGGTCACGCTCGGTGAGGTGCGGCACGGGCGATTGCCGTTGGAGGTCAAGCATCCACATCTCGGTGAGCCGGTGACGATCGGTGAGTTCCGGGTCACCGAGGCCGAGGCCATCGAGGATCTCGACGGCGCCGAGGAGGATCGCAGCAGATTCGACGTCGGGTACGGAATGTGCTTCGGGCACAACGAACGTAAGGCCATCGCGATGGCGAACCTGGACGTCGCCAACCGCCGGTTCGGCCGCTCCGGTCCGCTCGAACAGCTGCTGCTACTGACCACCGATGGGCTGGACTCCGGCGGATTCCTGGAGCATCTCAAGCTGCCGCACTACGTGACATTCCGCTCCATGGTGGAACGCAAACAGGCGCTGCAGGCGGCCGGGGAGGGCCGCGCCGTGCGTGTTCCCGAGCCCGCCGGGAGGGATTGCGAATGA
- the phnH gene encoding phosphonate C-P lyase system protein PhnH — translation MTALRPADSQQIFRAVLEALARPGTPMPLPSEPLRLLAPAITPIMALADSTTGVCVLERPGEHWADKIATATAAPIWPAEMARLVAAVRPVSADEVRGFTRGSAEAPQDAALVSFAVRDVEGGPRRWTLTGPGVRDTTTIAPQGMTVGFVAARAGVVAAYPGGIDVLLVTDDGRIVGLPRTTTITEEN, via the coding sequence GTGACCGCGCTGCGGCCGGCGGACTCGCAGCAGATCTTCCGGGCAGTGCTCGAGGCGCTGGCCCGGCCGGGCACACCCATGCCACTGCCCAGCGAACCGTTGCGGCTGCTGGCGCCCGCCATCACTCCGATCATGGCCCTGGCCGACTCGACGACCGGGGTATGCGTTCTGGAGCGCCCCGGTGAGCATTGGGCCGACAAGATCGCCACCGCGACGGCCGCCCCCATCTGGCCGGCCGAGATGGCGCGTTTGGTGGCCGCGGTCAGACCGGTCAGCGCCGACGAGGTCCGCGGCTTCACCCGCGGTTCGGCCGAGGCACCGCAGGACGCCGCGCTGGTGTCGTTCGCCGTGCGCGATGTGGAGGGTGGACCCCGGCGGTGGACGCTGACGGGGCCGGGTGTGCGTGATACCACAACCATTGCGCCGCAAGGCATGACGGTCGGGTTCGTGGCCGCTCGCGCCGGGGTGGTCGCCGCATACCCGGGCGGCATCGACGTCCTGCTGGTGACCGACGACGGACGCATCGTCGGCCTGCCCCGGACCACGACGATCACCGAGGAGAACTGA
- a CDS encoding alpha-D-ribose 1-methylphosphonate 5-phosphate C-P-lyase PhnJ encodes MTTTAALLAELAEQDTPPEILDEIGKREIRRAALTAVCVPGYQVPFGSREMPVARGWGSGGLQVTLAVIGVGDTVKVIDQGDDGGVNATNLRRMIAATTGCAESADTRESTVVQTRHRIPEEALSAGDLLVYQVPVPEPLRKVEKSVAECARMHAENDYAAMWVGLYEDIVRNGMITRTTGYPVLVAGRYVMATTPIPRWDVPRLHHCEHVNLFGAGREKRIYAVPPHTDVVPVTFDDVPFEVEYADGAVCKLCGSDDVFLVEAGPAGGFVCSDTEWCARVRAGDTDRAAHRKRAPLHLLPDPRRRAGAAAANRPATRPRTAARHEMPVGSREWMLRVDSIGKVHGTGGVYAVEGTGPEHGTAISPNTGAVVAAWDVSFDVAPGEALGVIGESGSGKSTVLACVIGSERATTGSVYLATVDDGATDLLLLPDTTRRRLRVDAIAAVHQNPADGLDLRISAGGNIAERLTAAGWRGYHDIRNRAAELLERVEVPLARMDDPVGTFSGGMRQRVQIAKALATEPPVLLLDEPTTGLDASVAAGVLDLLRGLLLERNVAAVVVSHDFSVIEALTDRAVVMQLGRVIERGLTDQLFCDPHQPYTQRLVAAARR; translated from the coding sequence ATGACCACCACCGCCGCGCTGCTTGCCGAGCTTGCCGAACAGGACACGCCGCCGGAAATCCTGGACGAAATCGGCAAACGCGAAATCCGCCGCGCCGCACTGACAGCGGTGTGTGTGCCGGGCTACCAAGTGCCGTTCGGATCGCGAGAGATGCCGGTGGCACGCGGCTGGGGTTCCGGTGGTCTGCAGGTGACGTTGGCAGTGATCGGCGTCGGTGACACCGTGAAGGTCATCGACCAGGGCGACGACGGCGGCGTCAACGCCACCAACTTGCGCCGGATGATCGCGGCCACCACCGGATGCGCGGAGTCGGCCGACACCCGTGAGTCGACCGTGGTCCAGACCCGCCACCGCATCCCGGAAGAGGCGCTCTCGGCGGGCGACCTGTTGGTGTATCAGGTGCCGGTGCCCGAGCCGCTGCGCAAGGTCGAGAAGTCGGTTGCCGAGTGCGCCCGCATGCATGCCGAAAACGATTATGCGGCAATGTGGGTCGGGTTGTACGAAGACATCGTCCGCAACGGCATGATCACCCGCACGACGGGTTACCCGGTATTGGTCGCCGGGCGCTACGTCATGGCTACCACACCGATTCCGCGCTGGGACGTGCCGCGGCTGCATCATTGCGAGCACGTCAACCTGTTCGGCGCCGGGCGGGAGAAACGGATCTACGCGGTCCCGCCCCACACCGACGTCGTCCCAGTGACATTCGACGACGTGCCGTTCGAGGTGGAGTACGCGGACGGCGCGGTGTGCAAACTGTGCGGCAGCGATGACGTGTTTCTCGTTGAGGCCGGGCCCGCAGGCGGTTTCGTGTGCAGCGATACCGAGTGGTGTGCCCGGGTGCGCGCCGGCGACACCGACCGCGCGGCGCATCGCAAGCGGGCGCCACTGCACCTGCTGCCCGACCCACGGCGGCGTGCCGGGGCCGCTGCGGCGAACCGGCCGGCGACCCGCCCACGCACGGCGGCTCGCCACGAGATGCCGGTAGGTAGCCGCGAATGGATGCTGCGGGTCGATTCGATCGGCAAGGTGCACGGCACCGGCGGCGTGTACGCGGTCGAGGGCACCGGGCCCGAACACGGCACCGCGATCAGCCCGAACACCGGTGCGGTCGTGGCGGCCTGGGATGTGTCGTTCGACGTCGCACCCGGTGAGGCGCTGGGTGTGATCGGCGAATCGGGATCGGGCAAGTCGACCGTGCTGGCATGTGTCATCGGAAGCGAAAGAGCCACAACGGGTTCGGTATATCTAGCGACGGTCGACGACGGCGCCACCGACCTGCTGCTGTTGCCCGACACCACCCGTCGGCGGCTGCGCGTCGATGCGATCGCAGCCGTCCACCAGAACCCCGCCGACGGCCTCGACCTGCGGATCAGCGCCGGCGGCAACATTGCCGAGCGGCTCACCGCCGCGGGCTGGCGCGGCTACCACGACATCCGTAACCGTGCTGCCGAACTCCTTGAGCGAGTTGAGGTTCCGCTAGCACGGATGGACGACCCGGTGGGGACGTTCTCCGGCGGCATGCGGCAACGTGTGCAGATCGCCAAGGCCTTGGCGACCGAACCGCCGGTGCTGCTGCTGGACGAGCCGACCACCGGGCTGGACGCGTCGGTGGCCGCCGGCGTGCTGGACCTGCTGCGCGGTCTGCTGTTAGAGCGCAACGTCGCGGCAGTCGTTGTCAGCCATGACTTCTCGGTGATCGAGGCGCTGACCGATCGCGCCGTCGTCATGCAGCTGGGCAGGGTTATCGAGCGAGGCCTGACCGATCAGCTGTTCTGCGACCCGCATCAGCCCTACACACAGCGGCTCGTCGCCGCGGCCAGGAGGTGA
- a CDS encoding ATP-binding cassette domain-containing protein — translation MAAVLTVRALHKSFTLHTIDGRVVHSLRGVDLDVHAGEHIALAGPSGAGKSSLLRCVHRTYLPDSGSVLLRTNEEVELTKLSDRAMARLRGREFGYVAQFLNAPPRTSPLAFVAASARRRGVDRAEAREAAADALRRLNLDEVLWDVDCSVLSGGERQRVNLAAGTVRPPRLLLLDEPVSALDPANREAALELIAALATRDVAVLGVYHDVDAMRRLASRVVLMHDGRIAKDGAVTEIFEGVA, via the coding sequence ATGGCAGCGGTGCTGACTGTGCGGGCGTTGCACAAATCGTTCACGCTGCACACTATCGACGGGCGCGTCGTGCACTCACTGCGCGGGGTCGACCTCGACGTGCACGCCGGCGAGCATATCGCGCTGGCCGGCCCGAGCGGAGCCGGTAAATCCTCGCTGCTTCGTTGCGTCCATCGCACCTATCTGCCGGACTCGGGCTCGGTGCTGCTGCGCACGAACGAAGAGGTCGAGCTGACCAAACTGTCGGACCGAGCAATGGCAAGGCTGCGCGGTCGCGAATTCGGCTACGTGGCACAGTTTTTGAATGCTCCGCCGCGGACCAGCCCGTTGGCGTTCGTGGCCGCCAGCGCCCGTCGCCGCGGTGTCGACCGCGCCGAGGCGCGTGAGGCGGCCGCGGACGCGTTGCGGCGGCTCAACCTCGACGAAGTGCTGTGGGATGTGGACTGCTCGGTGCTCTCGGGCGGCGAGCGTCAGCGGGTGAACCTGGCCGCCGGCACGGTACGCCCGCCGCGGCTGCTGCTGCTCGACGAACCGGTGTCGGCGCTCGACCCCGCCAATCGCGAAGCGGCGCTGGAACTGATCGCGGCGCTGGCGACCCGGGACGTCGCGGTGCTCGGGGTCTATCACGATGTGGATGCCATGCGGCGGTTGGCATCTCGGGTGGTGTTGATGCACGACGGTCGCATCGCGAAAGACGGTGCGGTGACCGAGATTTTCGAAGGAGTGGCATGA
- a CDS encoding alpha-D-ribose 1-methylphosphonate 5-triphosphate diphosphatase — MTIEVFERTVRHWPLATPPADYVLGHVRAVLPDGVIDDALVAVRDGVIAAVEPHRPGLSADVDGQGLLCIPGLVDTHSDGLESERLPRPGAELPMEFALLSFEGKLRAAGVTTVFHGAAFERSIGRGMPRTIEGAVLLCETVEARTEGLVDHRILYRLDVRSAEGLAALKERLAKPVGVPLVSHEDHTPGQGQYTDRAYYERYMIGARGMTADEAVRHVDDLIVERSGRLGIREDAMSWLGEHARAGRIRLIGHDPVSEAEVDELVARGGAVAEFPTTLAAAQAARDRGLPVVMGAPNVLRGRSHNGNASGRDLIERGLVTSIASDYLPPSLLAAAFTLVDDARIGLAAAVALVTSGPADAAGLADRGRLLPGLRADLALVAPGHWPVVHAVLASRSREDTR, encoded by the coding sequence ATGACGATCGAGGTGTTCGAACGGACGGTGCGGCACTGGCCGTTGGCGACGCCGCCGGCGGACTACGTGCTCGGCCACGTCCGCGCGGTGTTGCCCGACGGCGTCATCGACGACGCGTTGGTGGCCGTCCGCGACGGCGTCATCGCGGCGGTCGAACCACACCGGCCCGGGCTGTCGGCCGACGTCGACGGTCAAGGTCTGCTGTGCATTCCGGGTCTGGTGGACACCCACAGCGACGGGCTGGAGAGCGAGCGGTTGCCGCGGCCAGGTGCCGAGCTACCGATGGAGTTCGCGCTGTTGTCGTTCGAGGGCAAGCTACGGGCGGCCGGGGTGACGACGGTGTTTCACGGCGCCGCGTTCGAACGGAGCATAGGCCGCGGCATGCCGCGCACCATCGAGGGCGCGGTACTGCTCTGCGAGACCGTCGAAGCGCGGACCGAGGGCCTGGTGGATCACCGGATCCTGTACCGGCTTGATGTCCGCAGCGCGGAAGGGCTTGCGGCGCTTAAGGAACGGCTCGCCAAGCCGGTGGGCGTCCCGTTGGTTTCGCACGAGGACCACACCCCCGGGCAGGGGCAGTACACCGACCGTGCGTATTACGAGCGCTACATGATTGGTGCGCGCGGGATGACCGCCGACGAAGCGGTGCGCCATGTCGACGACCTTATCGTCGAGCGCAGCGGGCGCCTCGGGATCCGTGAGGACGCGATGAGCTGGCTCGGCGAACATGCGCGGGCCGGGCGGATCCGCCTGATCGGCCATGACCCGGTGTCGGAAGCCGAGGTGGACGAGTTGGTGGCGCGAGGTGGCGCGGTCGCCGAATTCCCGACCACGCTGGCGGCCGCGCAGGCGGCGCGTGACCGGGGGCTGCCGGTGGTGATGGGCGCGCCGAACGTGCTGCGCGGCCGCTCCCACAACGGCAACGCGTCCGGCCGTGACCTGATCGAGCGTGGTTTGGTGACCTCGATCGCGTCGGATTACCTGCCGCCGAGCCTGCTGGCCGCGGCGTTCACCCTTGTCGACGACGCCCGGATCGGCCTGGCCGCCGCCGTCGCATTGGTGACGTCGGGTCCGGCGGATGCCGCGGGGCTGGCCGACCGTGGCCGGCTGCTGCCCGGCCTGCGGGCGGATCTGGCGCTCGTCGCGCCCGGGCACTGGCCGGTCGTGCATGCGGTGCTGGCGAGCCGGTCACGCGAGGACACGCGATGA
- a CDS encoding phosphonate C-P lyase system protein PhnG yields the protein MSDSLNRARRCGLLAQAETEELRVLADACLADGVDVRVLVAPEVGFVSTQIREPVAGERFLLGDVLACRAEVELAGHRGWAMRLGDDRAAVLAAAVLDAEVEAGRLRAAEVDRLCDTVAARQAERQDREWSELAPTIVEFEELM from the coding sequence GTGAGTGATTCCTTGAATCGCGCCCGGCGCTGCGGGTTGCTCGCCCAGGCCGAGACGGAGGAGCTGCGGGTGTTGGCCGATGCCTGTCTGGCCGACGGCGTCGACGTGCGGGTGCTCGTTGCCCCCGAGGTCGGTTTCGTGTCGACCCAGATTCGTGAGCCGGTTGCCGGCGAACGGTTTCTGCTCGGCGACGTGCTGGCCTGTCGCGCCGAGGTCGAACTGGCCGGCCACCGCGGCTGGGCGATGCGGCTCGGCGACGACCGGGCGGCTGTCCTGGCCGCCGCCGTGCTCGACGCCGAGGTCGAAGCCGGTCGGCTGCGCGCCGCCGAAGTCGACCGGCTGTGCGACACGGTCGCCGCGCGACAAGCCGAGCGCCAGGACCGCGAGTGGTCCGAACTCGCCCCCACCATCGTCGAATTCGAGGAGTTGATGTGA
- a CDS encoding phosphate/phosphite/phosphonate ABC transporter substrate-binding protein, with the protein MLARPRRPFGSAAIAIVMTVLLTACGASATSGSGPGGRNPNELVFAAIPSENAQSMQQAYQPLMTLLQKATGKQIRFQSATSYSSAIEAQRADKADFVQYGPFSLITAQNSGVKVTPIAAETVAKGTPPGYHSYGITRPGTGINSIADFRGKKICFVDPNSTSGFLYPSAALINAGIDPNKDVTQVISGGHDASALSVLNGQCDAGFAQESMIDTTLPSKGQLKPGQLTVVWKSDLIPGSPIGISDDLAPDLKAKIIGAFPNANVDYMNANGICTPACAHLGEANGWGYATVDNAFYDSVRNVCRTTHAKQCAGQS; encoded by the coding sequence ATGTTAGCTCGCCCCCGACGCCCTTTCGGCTCGGCCGCGATAGCGATAGTGATGACGGTGTTGCTGACCGCGTGTGGCGCCAGCGCCACGTCCGGTAGCGGGCCCGGCGGCCGCAACCCCAACGAGCTGGTCTTCGCCGCCATCCCGTCGGAGAACGCGCAGAGCATGCAACAGGCCTACCAGCCCCTAATGACGTTGCTGCAGAAGGCAACCGGCAAGCAGATCCGGTTCCAAAGCGCCACCAGCTACTCGTCGGCCATCGAGGCTCAGCGCGCCGACAAGGCCGACTTCGTCCAGTACGGTCCGTTCTCGCTCATCACCGCCCAGAACAGCGGTGTCAAGGTCACCCCCATCGCAGCCGAGACGGTCGCCAAAGGCACCCCGCCCGGTTATCACTCCTACGGCATCACCCGGCCCGGCACGGGCATCAACAGCATCGCCGATTTTCGCGGAAAGAAAATCTGCTTTGTCGACCCGAATTCGACCTCGGGCTTCCTCTACCCGTCGGCGGCGTTGATCAATGCTGGTATCGACCCGAACAAGGATGTGACCCAAGTGATTTCCGGCGGCCATGACGCGTCGGCCCTGTCGGTGCTCAACGGCCAGTGTGACGCCGGGTTCGCGCAGGAAAGCATGATCGACACGACCCTGCCGAGCAAGGGGCAGCTCAAGCCGGGCCAGCTGACCGTGGTGTGGAAGTCGGACCTGATTCCCGGCTCGCCGATCGGGATCAGCGATGACCTCGCGCCCGACCTGAAGGCAAAGATCATCGGCGCGTTCCCCAACGCCAATGTCGACTACATGAACGCCAACGGCATCTGTACTCCGGCGTGCGCTCATCTCGGTGAAGCCAACGGCTGGGGCTATGCGACGGTTGACAACGCGTTCTACGACAGCGTCCGCAACGTGTGCCGTACCACGCACGCCAAGCAGTGCGCGGGGCAGTCATGA
- the phnE gene encoding phosphonate ABC transporter, permease protein PhnE, with product MTTETVPPAPRTLAAPRVGSTAAWSVIGALVVVGCWAVADLRINAATFIDGARNAVGFAGRTLPLDFPPAGELLRLSGQTLAIVISATVLSVILSIPLAILAAANTTPGTGARLGARALIVMLRSVPDVVMAIVFFRIFGLGAMTGVLAMGLHSTGMVAKLYADAIEHVDEGPRAAIRASGAGAGQELTAGVLPQVMPAFVATALHRIDINLRISVLLGFVGVNGLGYAIATAFKQLDYRRGMALAAVVLALCVLVESLSGSIRRALLRETGGQSTHSPPLHTGGQISPPWTAARMRRAGYAVLTVLVVLTSAWGADLDPIHFVNSLRGIAKNAGLFWPPGTAGIFGQLWSDLWLTVKIALGATLIGAALALPIGCLAARNVAPNPRVAQMFRIFVVLIRGIPELVLAVVFVVITGLGAVAGTLALSVGSIGLLGKLVADSLEEVDPGPQRAIHATGAGRGQVFFTGTLPQAAPSFIAHVLYQLDVNIRAATLLGIVGAGGIGFDLLSGAQVLEFDLVTTILLMVFVTVLAVEALAVWLRHEVS from the coding sequence GTGACCACTGAGACAGTCCCACCCGCGCCGCGCACGCTGGCGGCACCGCGGGTAGGGAGCACGGCGGCCTGGTCGGTCATCGGCGCCCTGGTGGTGGTGGGTTGCTGGGCCGTTGCCGATCTGCGAATCAATGCCGCAACGTTCATCGACGGCGCCCGCAACGCGGTGGGTTTCGCGGGACGCACGCTGCCGCTGGACTTTCCGCCCGCCGGGGAGCTGCTACGGCTGTCGGGACAGACGCTGGCGATCGTCATTTCCGCAACGGTGTTATCCGTGATCCTCAGCATTCCGTTGGCGATCCTGGCCGCGGCCAACACCACACCGGGCACTGGGGCCCGGTTGGGCGCCCGCGCCCTGATCGTGATGCTTCGTTCCGTCCCGGACGTTGTGATGGCCATCGTGTTCTTCCGGATCTTCGGACTCGGCGCGATGACCGGCGTGCTGGCGATGGGTTTGCACTCGACGGGCATGGTCGCCAAGCTGTACGCCGACGCGATCGAGCACGTCGACGAGGGGCCCCGCGCGGCGATTCGCGCGAGCGGGGCCGGCGCGGGGCAGGAGCTGACCGCCGGTGTGCTCCCACAAGTGATGCCGGCATTCGTGGCGACCGCACTGCACCGCATCGACATCAATCTGCGAATTTCGGTGCTGCTCGGTTTCGTCGGCGTGAACGGCCTGGGGTATGCGATCGCCACCGCATTCAAGCAACTGGACTATCGGCGCGGGATGGCTTTGGCCGCCGTGGTTCTCGCGCTGTGCGTCCTGGTCGAGTCGCTGTCCGGGTCGATTAGGCGGGCTTTGCTACGCGAGACCGGCGGGCAGTCGACGCACAGTCCGCCGCTGCACACCGGCGGTCAGATCAGCCCGCCGTGGACGGCTGCGCGGATGCGGCGCGCCGGGTATGCAGTATTGACCGTGCTGGTGGTGTTGACATCGGCATGGGGTGCGGACCTGGACCCGATCCATTTCGTGAATTCATTGCGGGGGATCGCCAAGAATGCCGGACTGTTCTGGCCGCCCGGAACCGCGGGCATCTTCGGGCAGCTGTGGTCAGACCTGTGGCTGACGGTGAAAATCGCACTGGGTGCGACCTTGATCGGCGCCGCGCTGGCGTTACCCATCGGCTGCCTGGCCGCGCGCAATGTCGCCCCGAATCCGCGTGTCGCGCAGATGTTCCGGATCTTCGTGGTGCTGATCCGCGGCATTCCGGAATTGGTACTGGCGGTGGTATTCGTGGTGATCACGGGGCTCGGTGCGGTGGCGGGCACGCTCGCGCTCAGCGTGGGCAGCATCGGGTTGTTGGGCAAACTGGTCGCGGACTCGCTGGAAGAAGTCGATCCGGGTCCACAGCGGGCCATCCACGCAACCGGCGCCGGGCGCGGGCAGGTGTTTTTCACCGGAACACTGCCGCAGGCCGCGCCGAGCTTTATCGCGCACGTGCTCTATCAGCTCGACGTGAACATCCGGGCAGCTACCCTGCTCGGCATCGTGGGCGCCGGTGGTATCGGCTTCGACCTGCTCAGCGGTGCGCAGGTGCTCGAATTCGATTTGGTGACAACGATCTTGCTGATGGTGTTCGTCACCGTGCTGGCGGTGGAGGCGCTGGCAGTATGGCTGCGCCACGAGGTGAGCTGA